From the Sylvia atricapilla isolate bSylAtr1 chromosome 12, bSylAtr1.pri, whole genome shotgun sequence genome, the window ACTCTATACACATGTGTTTGTCATTTATACACACTTGAGTACTGTGATCAAGTGATCTTCTAGACTATTATTCATCATCCTTTTTTAGTGCCGCAGCcaatttcttcagtttctcagaTGCTTTTCCTCATACCAcgtgcattttaaaaaaaaaaatcttatctttGAAAATAAGCCCAAATCATGATAATTAGTTTGGGGCTTTTAATATGAGATTTTCCACTGCCAGAACTCAActtcccctctccccattcCCCAAATATCTTTGTATCAGATCAGTCTTCAGGACAAACAAAGCATCACAATACCCAGACATTTGTCCTTGAGAGGATGAGCCGGTGTCACCACCAACATCCCGTGGGCTTGTTGGCCACAAACACCTACAATTTATCCTGCAGTTCTGCCACTCTCACAGTTGGGATTATTTGCAATgcaagccattaaaaaaataaatttcctccTAATACTACAGCCCATTAAGGGACACATAATTCAATAATGTGTTACAACAGAATTATctttaaaacacaaaggaaGATCCCTTTAGGAACAAAACAATAACAATCTTTGAAATCACAATTATTAGAGACCCACGAAAATATCTTTGTAGTTAGGTGAAGAAACATAAAATGACTATTTAGAACAGAAATTTCCTgggaaataaaagtttaaaaaaataaaatgaaatcaaaacttCCAAGTAAATGCCTAATTTAATATATCTGCAATGTGCAAGATAATATACCTATTAGGAAAGtcaaggggaggaaaaaatattacattttataACCACAGCCAAATAACAAAGCAACAATTAAAGATTGTTATGGAGATTGCCAGGCAAAGCAGCTGACTGACTGCAAAGACAAATTTCGGTTGTATTGTGTGCCTGAGGGCAAAATTCCAGCCTACAGAATTTACACCCAAATTGGGCGTGAAGGGAAAAACAGCCACCTCCATCCACGATGGAGATAGGCTCCTGTCAGCAAGATCTCTCACCCTGAGGGCAGCCAGAACTCACAGGCTGCCACCAGCACACACACCTAGCCCCATACTCACCTTTCCCTACAGAgctcacccccagccccacactcaCTTTCCCCTATAGAACtcgcccccagccccacactcaCTTTCCCCTACAGAACtcacacccccagccccacactcaCCTCTCCCTACAGAACTCACCCCCAGCTCCATACCCACAGCCCAAAACAGTGATCAACTGCCATTTATCCCTCTGCCCTGGAAAAGCTCCCCAAGCCTTTTCCCCCTTCAGTGCTCTCCTGCTGTGGGGGCAAAGGAGGGGATGTAGCACTGATCCCTGAAAAGCACAAAGAGTCACAACCATCTGGTTACTAAATATTATTGGTTTTTATTACATATCTCTGCTGACACACTAAAAAATTGGGGGGAAATagataaaggaagaaattggaagagagagagagagagagagaaatagtCTCAGATTTCCCGAGTTCAAAACACTGAGTACACTTCCTCCAAGGAGAGTAAGAGTCTGCAACCAGGGCACGGATATAAACCCACCAGGTGAGAAACCTCAGTAGCAAAAGCAGTAATTGTGACAAAGTGTAAGGACAGGAGGGTTCCCTCACTCTGGTACAGAGTCCAAAGGTGGCCTGAGCCCTCTGAGCATCCTCTGTGCATTTACAGCAGCCTTGCAGTGATGTAACAGACACAGGGCAGTGATGGGATAAAATACCATAGCTGCAATGCAAATGAAACAGTGATTTTGTCCAGTTGGGTGCAAGAGCACATCACACAAGTAGGATTCTCACAGAAGAGTTCGAAGttgctcagaaagaaaagggaaaaattgtGTCTGCATTTAAAGCTCAGAATGAGATCACTTTTAGTTTTTCatcactggaaaagaaatgcatctTGTCAAAGACAGGAGACATGGCCAAACCATGGCACTCAGGGGGATGGGGATTTTGAAATCTTTCAGAATATCACAGCCTTTCAAAGCCCAAGGATGTGACAGACAGTGCAAAAAGGGAATTAGATGGGAAAAATACAGGTGAGTTGCCCAACCACCTGCCAGTGGCAAAGGGGTTTATGGtatgggacaccagggaggGCACCTGGTGCTCCTGGAATGAAATTTGGGAAGGGAGGTGACCCCAATCTGTCAGGAGTTGGACACTGGACTCCAGCAAAGCCACATGAAGAGTGACTGATCTCAGATGAGTGAGCACAAACTCCCCCCAAAGCAGAGGGAGACACAAGAAGGTATCAGGAGAAGTGGGCAAAAACATGAATTCTTTGTAAACCCACACTTGAGCAAGGAATTgtacaaaaagcagaagtggCATCAGACTTTACTAACAATTAGATAAGCACAGGCATCTACAGGCAATGCACAGGATGACCCAGACAGATCAAATTAGCAGCTGATACACCCACTAtggttatttttattactgcagGAAGGAAATGGTTTATCTCTTCATAAAGATCTTGATCTGTTCGCATTCATTCCCCGCCCCCCCCCAACTAATTCATGTTGCTTATTCTAGCAAAGAGCAGATATTACAAACTTTATATATTACAAAACTTGGAGGAAAAGGACAGTAATTTCTTAGGTtcaacagcaagagaaaaacaccAGACCCCAAACATATTAGGCTGAAGCTGTAGATAAAAAGACTTGTATTACACAGTTCTAAGTCTCTTTAACAATAGGAATATATTTAACTTCTTACAAGATTTCAGGTTGGTGACTCtctggggggttttgttttgctttaaaaaaaacgTGTTCTGCATCTCTCTGTGTGCTGGTGATGCCTTCAGAAGCAGACAGGAACTATATAATTTCATGAGGTACTTTACACAGAAATCAGGACACAAAGACAACAGGGAAACACTGAAATTCCTCCAAAAATGCCCCATCAGGGAATAGCTTTCTATTTGTGTTTATCCACTGCTTTTCCCAAACATTACTCTTAACAAAAAGATTTCCCTCTTTGCAAGGCAGTACCAATGCAAACTTAACAAAGACAGCACAATAAAGCAGCAGTGTCTGTACAGAGTTCTTCCCAGCGACCTCAGCCAGTGAGAGGAACACCTCAGAGGTTCCTGCCTTCATCTCCTGCTGTTCTCAgctccctgggcacagagccagCCCTCAACACCTTGCTGATGAAGAAGTCGTAGAACCAGagggggaagcagcagaagatgCAGAGGGGGACGTAAGCCCCTTTGCCAGGGGTGTAAAGGCCCTGGGGTCTCCTGGCCAGCAGAGCGTGCAggacagctcccagcacaggggacaggtCAGGGGCACAGTGGGAGGGCAAGTGCAGGAGGTAATTCCTCAGCCCCAGGAGATATTCCTCCCCATAGGCCTGcctggtgtctgcagggaggtTCTCCatcagctccttctcctgctggtCCCACTGCTCAGCCGTGCCTTCGATACCTGCAGGGGCAACATCACAGGACAGCGAgtgggtttggggctggatttaaacaaaaagaaatctgtaattAATAGCCACAGTTAATCTAAAGCGAGCCAGTGAAGAACAAACACCACAGCTGGTCAGCAGCCAGTGCTTTGagctggaagaggagggaaagcaCAAGGACTGTGCTACGCAAAAAGCACGAAGTTCACGCCCCATTTGGCTCCTTTGCTCTACCTAAAAATGCTCTCTCACATccaaaccagcattttttttctttccctcttgtTCCCACTTTGCCATTCTGTCCCAATTAATTTTGTGGATGTTTCCAGTCAGTATTTATTATAAACAACTGAGGGCAGACAGACAAACTAGGATGAACAGGATTCTCTTGGGTTGGCCAAGTGCTAAGCTGCCCTTTCACAAGAGACATTAGTATTTCAATAACTAGTTTCCTGAAAGATTAGCCTTCTATTAGGACAGATTTAGAACTGTAATTTAATCTATTTGTCCAGTTCATCTGCATAATGTAGGAATGAAAGCAGGGGCTTCTCCAGTGGAATCATTGCCTAACTACCAAAAATTAAGCattgcaaataaagaaaaatcttttaatctCAAATCCCAGGACTCAATTTTACCCATAAACCTGAGAACAGCTAAGCAGAGCCCTGAAGGTGAAGCCTCAGGCAGTTTCCACTGACCATGCAAAGCTGTCAGAGCCCAGAGCATCACAGGGCCCCTTCCCAAGAGGGGAAGCACTCACGGAAGCagcattttatgaaaaaaaaaagaccaattTGATTTACACTGACATAAAAGAATGCTCTGGGCAGGCATGGCCTGCAGTGAGGGCATGTGCAGCAGGAGATGAGTCTGGAACCTGGACAGGCTCTGCAAAAAGTGCtcagctgaaggaggaggagaatttggaacagagagcagcaggagcacacaggggaagagaaggaagatcAGAGGATATTGGCAGCAAACCAGCAGGATGACAGGTATTGCTGCAGATGCTGCCCTGCAAGACAGAGCAGCTCAATAAAGAGAGCTCTGATATTGAGGAAGGGAGGGCTGACAGGGGACCTGAAGCTCCCAGGCAGGACAAGTGAGCCACAACACTCAAACTGGACgcacagtgctgctctgtttgTCAGCTCCAACAAAGCTGGAGCAAAGGGAAGGCACCAACTGCCTGAACACTGCCCTGTCTCAGAGAGGGGAGGCAggcagtgagcagagctggagggaacACCTCTCACAAAAGACACTGAACTTCATTTCCATAACCCACATAAAGGACAGGGGGGAAAAGTCTGACCCCTGAGAATCACTCAGGGCTCTGTTGGAGGCTGCTGAGGtacagggaaaggggagaggcAGAAAGAACAATCCGAAATGTCAAACACCAACCTGTTCTGAAGCCTGATGGATGAATTGCCATGACTTTAATGCCCCATTTGGAAAGCTCTTGCCTCATTACTCCAGAAAACATGGACAGAGCTGCTTTGGATGCCCCGTATGCAGCGTACCTCGGGAGTGGAATGCCTCCTGCAGGAGCAATAGAAACCTGATAAACCTCGACAGTGGCTCGTCCCAGCCTTTATTTTCATGATTTAGAAGGGAGATTATAGCCCAACCAAAATTATGCCTCTCTCGCTGATGTTAAAGACGAGTCAGTGAGGGAATCATTTCTTGCTGGAGGTTAAAAAAGAGTGAAAGTTGTAAATTAGCAGTTGCTTACAGCAGTTAGTAACACCTGGGAAGACACCTTGTAgggcagaaaaaataaactggaCTGCATTTAAGGGTAAAAACTGCTGAAAGTTATGACTATTGATTTGAGAAACACAATGTTTGAGTTCATATAAATAGTGAAGCAGTAGTTTAATACCCCTGTTCTTACTGTAACACACATTTCAAGCCCTTACAATAAAGCATAGTTAGAACAAGGTAAGCAATATCAATTCTAGCTTTATAAAACCAACTTTCTTTCCTATTCTCTCCAGAAAGGCCATAATACAAAATTGGGGAAAACCTCTGGAGACAAACCACAGCTGGAGTCCCACCCCATGAGTGACTGGACTCCCTGAGACCCAGCACAGAAGCAGATTCCTGCCTGTAGTTACATCCCATCTTCTTCAATCTCAGAAacatttgttcagatgggaGAGCTGAGAGAACACGTTTACAAAAACAAGCCTCCAGAAAACAGTATCTTCCAAATGCAGAGGTTTCCTCTGTCCCAAAAAACTAACAGACTGTCACTTCTTCAGGGctagaaaaatacaaacatacTTTGATTTGAGCATCTTCCTCTTCAGCCCTCCCACTCCCTTCACAAGGTTGGTGTCATCACCACACAGGTTTAAGATCATCTCAGCCAccacaggcagtgctgggagcagggaacagagTGGACAATCCTTTCCTTGAGGCACATCCCTCCTTCACCCTGCCTTTGTTTCACATGCTACACTTTCATCTCCATGTGCTTGAGTAGTTTAAAGGAAAGTATCTCAGGTACAGGGGGATTTTCAGGTAAGCCACTGGGATGACCAAGGGATCACAGGAGCTGTTTACACAGAGCCATTCCCTTGAAGAAGTCAGGCCAGTCATATGTTAATTATTCTTCTGTATGCATCTGAATAAGCTGCACTGGTTTGAGCCAATTGAATCTCATACTTTTCCCTCTGAGGTCAGGCTAACCTGAGCCCAGTTAAATGAGCCCTACACAGACAGGAATAGATTGAGCACAATGAGACCTCACTAACTTCTCCACTAATGTTTTACCAAAGGACCCCCAGACCCTGAATCAAGAAGAAACTTTACCCAAACCTGTCTGTGTGCAGCAAcatctctgcagagagctggagttAAAGTAGGGTCATTATCAGCTCCTGTAAGGGCAAACTACCCAGCACAGGGATAAATGCATTTCTCTCTTCAAGGCAGCTCAGGGATTCTCATCAGGAATTAAAACATCTGCCCCGAAACACCCACAGAGAGCTTCACTTGGGTGCATGGAGGAAACAGGTCTgacctcagagcagcagcagaaaggttCTGATAATTCAGCCCTGATTTCTCAGAGGATCAGCAACAAACCATGAACACAGACATGCAAATACAGAGCATATCTGGgattacagagagaaaacagtgcCAGAGGCAGACTGCAGCCACATCCTCAGCATAAGGGGAACACCAGGGGACACCTTCACAAGTCACCCCAGCAATGCAGCAGGACTCGGGGGGACTCCAGCTGTGCAGAAGGGCAAACAAAAATGTGGGGAGCACATGACCCAGCAAATCTCTAAGAGATCTTACTCCAAAATACTTTCCAGCAGCATGACCTCCTGCTTCTAGCAGGTCTCATTTTCAAAGGAGCATTCTTGCTCCTCAGCTGTTTGCTACCAGATCCTGCATTACTGTATTACATTAGTTCCTACATTCTGGCAACTCAGCTGTCCTCCTAGACTAGAAGGTCATGTTATAAacacatgcatatatatgtatattaagCAAAATTTAtggggaaagaaatggaaatgatATGGTAATTTTTAGAAAGGTTTtagattggaaaaaaataccaccTTGCTAAAAAGTTAGGCCTAAGTATTTCTAAGACATccaaactatttttaaagaaatataaacacACAGCTCCCAAGTTATCAGCAGATCACACAAACTGAGGTGGTCACAGACTTCTGCCTCAACATGTTACAGAAATACCTGTGATGTACCACCCATCTTTATGACAGCTCACAAGGTTATCACTCATGGCATCTAGAACACCAGATGTGaattttaattggtttttttttcctcacgGCATCTTTTTGGCCACATTAAACTCTTCTTTAAAGGCTGTTTTGTGTGAGTGGTGTCCCAAACTAAAGAAAAACCTGGGTTTATTACCTTTACATTTATTCCCTGGGTGTACTGACAACCCAGACTAACCAACACCTTCCTTGGCCTTTGCTCCAGGGCTTTATTTggtgctggagctcagctcaCCTGCCATGCTGGACATGTTCACCAGCCTCCCCTGCGATTTCCTCAGCAATGGCAGGAAGGTCTTGGACACCTCCACAGCCCCAAAGAAGTTCACCTCCATGCAGTGCCTGTAGGTGCTCATGGGGAGCAGCTCCCCATCAGCAGGGAAGCCCAGGATCCCTGCGTTGTTCACGACACCCCAGAGtcctgggaagaggagaaagcacAAGGCTGGGACACACCAGGGAAACAACTCCATAAGGATTACACCCATGAGCTGGATGGTGACTCCAGACAGAAACAGAGATGAGATGATGCACATTCCCCACTCCTTGCCCAGCCACAACCATCTTCCCACATCCCAGAAAACAGGACATGGATTGAAATGCCCTGACCACCCAAGACTTTACCCTGGAAATGTCCTCCACACCTAAGCCATGGTGCAGTCAACAGCGAAGAGATGCACCTGCTAAGCTGCTACATCAGGACTTCCATGGtaaagaggggaggaaaaaagctgtaCCTGCATTTTGCACCTTCTCTGAGACTCTGAGGTAGGCCTCCTGGACCTGAGTGGTACTGGTGATAtccagctgcaggacagagagTCTCTGGGAACAGGAACGCCGCAGCTCCTCAGCTCCAGGCCCATCCTTGTTCAAAACCCCagcaaacacaacaaaacccagGCTGTCCAGGTATTTAGCCAGTGCATGTCCAATCCCAGTGTCACTTCCTGAAAGCGACAAAAAAACATGGAAAGTAGGTCCGTCCTACaccaccattaaaaaaaatgaaaaatagacgCATTGGAAAGTCACTCAAATATAAAGAATAATACAATGACAAAGTCCCTGAAATACACATGACAGTAGAAAGAAAGGCTCAGATCTGAAGTTTGAGGAGCTGGACCTTTAAATGTTCCTCAAAGATTGACAGGCCACGTTCTCCTGACTCAGAGCTGGGGGAATCAGCTCACCCTCTGCCACTGACAGATGCTCTGACTTTACACATAGAGAAGAAACAAAGCCCTGCTTTGGTTTTATACAAACATTCAGACTGGAACCTGACAATAAAAGtatctgagaggaaaaaacaaaacaaatccctactgttttaatttgaaatctCCAAAGGGCAAAGCAATTATAGGGCTTTCAAATTCAAACTCTGGATTCTATTGGATTCTTGGATTCTATTTCTTCATTCTAAGAAGTAGTGTTATTTAATTCACACATCTACCACAGAGATCCCTCAGATAAGCACTTTTTATTACAGACTGTAACCAAGCCAAAACTAAGCAACTGTTACTTTACCTACAAAGCATTCCAATGCTTTCAGAACCTAAGAAAGCTtccaaatgacatttttgtgcTAAGTCAGCTACTGAATTCATGGAAATTTGCATCagaatttctcttctcctctctatCCTCTTCCAAACTTATTCCCAGACTTGGTCTATATAAAGCAATGACCtagctgcaggcagcactgttAGAGCAAACAAACAATGGTCTTTGGGATCACAGTTGTGTAGCCCTTCCCATCAGCTACCAATGAGGatatttaatgaataatttGATTCAGGAGTCTCTCCCTGTAACAGAGTATTTTGCTGCTGCTACAGAATaaaagaatggtttgggttggaaaggacctggaAGATCACCCCATTCCaatctcctgccatgggcagggacaccttccactgtcccagagtgctccaaccctgtccaacctgaccttggacacttgcagggatccaggggcagccccagctgctctgggcaccctgtgccaaggtctcaccaccctcacagggagaaTTCTTTCCTAACATCTGATCCAAACCTGTTGGCTTttagtttgaagccattcccccttgtcctgtcactttttgtcaaaagtccttctccagctctcttggtGCCCCTTTAtgcactggaaggggctctaaggtccCTCCCTGGGGCCATCCCAGCTCTACATCTGTAttcacaggagaggtgttccaagccctctgatcatttttgttgccttctctggactcactccagcaggtccatgtcagaatcccccctcccctgctgcccacagagtTTTGGAAGGAAACCAGACACATCTGGATGTCTGGTCACATCCAGcttctcatccaccagcactcCCAAGTACTACAAGTTGatttgaagtgttttctctccattttttcaattctgcttttctttcttcccaccTGCAGTGAAGCTTGCTCCATAAGAAAGGAAACACATCACCCACGTCCCCAAAGCCTCCCAGTGAAGTGACACAGGTAGTGACAGAGAAGGAGTTTGCAGGGGCTGTGCTTCAGGAGCTTTGCAGAGGACTAGATTAGGAGGAAAATGAGgtgtttaataaattaatacagTTTTTACACTGTAATCAGCCTGTTCCACAAGACTGCATCAGATCCTCCACTGTAACTACAGCAGAGAAAGATCCTGGATGCTGCTGTGCACCGGGATCCAGGACCTCCTGTAATAACAATTCACTACATCAATGCTCAGCTTCCAAACCCTGGAAATGTGAATGTGAGGCAAAGGACTGGAGCTCCTGCCAGACATTTTactattttcttgtttgtgaaAGAGCTGCAATACTCCCTACTTAACCCTACTATAAACTTCTGAAGGTTAGTCTGTGACTTTGACACACCAAGAAAGGTATGAGAGTTATTCACAGGTCTGCTCCTACACTGAAAATATGTAGTCAAAAGGATTTGACTGCCAAAGAGACTCCTCATAATCGTGTTAGATCCTCTTTTCTGGATTCTGTCTTTTAACTGGGTCTTTAGTCCTGAAaggtgaaaaatattaattccaGGTGGCTTGAAGAAAACACGTACTAAATGTCTGCATCAATCAGTGCATCTTAAAAAAGTAGGAAAGGATTACTCATGCTCTATTTGATtcctaggaagaaaaaaaaaaaatcagctttttggCATTTTTGAAGTCTGCAATTTGCTGAAGCTGCACCAGAGCACTACAAATATTAAATTGAGCTTCTCCAGTCCTGACCTGACAGAACAAACCTGCATTCTTTGAATTCCCTAAAGAGACATGAAGAAGCCTGCAAATACCCCAGACACAACAGATTTCTAAGTTTGGGGGTGGgctcacttttttcttcttttttttttttttgtgaaaaccCTACTTTTAGGTCAAATCCTTCCTCTTTCATCACTCCCAGCAAGTACACAGCCACGGCTATATAATATATTCCCTGTAAGTTTTACAATGCAACTTTAAATTGAAAATGGGCAGAATGCAATGCAACTTGAGCTTGGGATGGGCACAGCAATTCCAAGAAAGCaataaaagttgtttttatGGTTGCCTGATGCTGGGTTTGTCCCTGGCTTTTTTATTCCGAAACAAATATGATTTGAGTTTCAGACCTGTTATTGAAGTCCAGAGAAGCTTTACTATTCCAATTCCTAGAATTCAAAGAGTCtccatagggaaaaaaagaaaaaaaaaaaagacaattccCTCCCAATCACACACTTGCTTCTATGTCAAAAGTAATTTGTGGGTTATGAGAAGACTTATTTTAAGGAAAGCAGTCACTACTGACTGAGTGACCCTTTACTGAGAATTTACAATTAACTCATGCTGGACATGCATCAAATTACTCCCCCAGGAATGGAAAGACCAAATGAACTGGAGAAATTCATCCCACTGCACACAGAATAACCAGGGACAGAATTTTGCAACTCTTGTTATTTTGGATCTTGGTAGTAATCTAGTTTTTAGGGAAGGTGGCTATTGCATTTACCACTGAAGTGTTTGCATGCCAGGAGCTTCTACTTAAGGATTTTGGAGCTCTTGCTCCCAGCAGGAGGATGCACAGCAGAGTTTCAGCAATGGCTTTGAGCCTGCCCACATGCCCACAGTCACCCGTGTGAAAAACCACTTTGACCACTGGGCACAGTTTTTCCCTTATCCTGGAACTCCAGTGAACTGCTGgcttaaataaataatgcagagcagctctgctacAAGGAGCATccaaagaggagcagaaaaacGTGTGACAgagcccaggggcagcagcagagctcactCCAGCCTCTGGCCAAAGGCTCACAAGGAATCTGTGGCAGCTGCCCAGGACACAGCCACAttcctcagccctgcagggctgaaagacagagggaaacagaaaaaaactaattaaaatcaCTACTTTCCATGAAGTGCCTGCCTGTGGTCTTGTCTGAAGTGAAGAAAACGACACCAAAATCTACTTAAAGACACCTTGCACCTGCAAATGCACAGGGACACACATCCTGTAGTTGGTATGGGGACGAATACCATAATCAGAGCAATTTAACCAAAACACATGTTGAGAAAAACTTCTGTTTCAGTTGATGGAGGGTTTGATGGATTAGCACAGGATCCCAATAAAGACAAAGAAGAGCCTCCTCATATTAATCAGCTGTCAGAGATGTCCAAACTTGCACTTCTTTAGGACAGTCGCAGCCCAGGTACAAGGGAAGAACATTCCCTCACTGGGCTATACCCAAGTGTTCCTAACTCCCTTATATTGTTCTAATTCACACCCCAGAGCAGATAAACTCCCAAAGAGTGCTTTTTCCTGAAGATTTGCACTCTTACAAAGAGCAAGAAGATGCCCAAGTGCAAGCACACCCCCTGAGTGTGCAGGGGTGGGAAAGGATTGCTCCTAATCCCCACACCAATGTCCATCTTCATCTGCCACACCTACAGGGAGAAACCCAGCTGGCAGATACACTGCAACGGGAGAACTTGCTGCTGTTCTTGTCCTCTTTCAACTTTTATACTTCATCCCTGTATTAAAGCTTGCTGGGCAAATCTAAATTATTTACAGGTGTccttataaaacaaaataaagttcTGCTAGGAATTGCTATATAAACCAAAGCAACGTAATTTCGCATtccagaggaggggaaaaacccacagaaaataaaataaaacccagcaaaTTAAGAGTGCAAGAAGCAGTAGGCAGGTACTCCAGCTTAAAGATTTGATTAACACAAATAAGGAACGTCTAAATAAACAACGCCTAAAGTTGTCGAGGAAACTGGAGAAAAGCCATAAAACTACAAAAACGCCATCCCTGCAAAAGAAAAGTGGGGTTTGAGTAGATCAGAGTAGTAATAGAGACTGAATTAATTAGCTCTGAACTTTCCCTGCTAGTGAAGGGAAATACTCCCTCCTAAATGATTTCACAGAGGGTTTCAAAGAGATGGCACCAAACCAGTGCCGTGA encodes:
- the HSD17B2 gene encoding 17-beta-hydroxysteroid dehydrogenase type 2, whose protein sequence is MDAAAGRALGWLCAGVSTLLGVSTLLGVTVPGRGRALLWSLPAAWLCAGGPGAAAGLGLLLAVCLWSCVCPGDSDMLPVGDRAVLITGSDTGIGHALAKYLDSLGFVVFAGVLNKDGPGAEELRRSCSQRLSVLQLDITSTTQVQEAYLRVSEKVQNAGLWGVVNNAGILGFPADGELLPMSTYRHCMEVNFFGAVEVSKTFLPLLRKSQGRLVNMSSMAGGIPLPRYAAYGASKAALSMFSGVMRQELSKWGIKVMAIHPSGFRTGIEGTAEQWDQQEKELMENLPADTRQAYGEEYLLGLRNYLLHLPSHCAPDLSPVLGAVLHALLARRPQGLYTPGKGAYVPLCIFCCFPLWFYDFFISKVLRAGSVPRELRTAGDEGRNL